The Strix aluco isolate bStrAlu1 chromosome 21, bStrAlu1.hap1, whole genome shotgun sequence sequence TGACGTTGGTTAGATTGTCAGAGCATTGTCCATAGGTTGTATGTTTTAGCACTATCACTGTGTTATACTGTTTTACAGTGGCTTCAGTGATGCTTGAGAATGCCTAGGTTTTCTGgggtttggggtctttttcatttgtggggtttttgtttttttcatattgcCTCAGAGCACATTAAGTGCAGTGCAGAATGAGGAGATAGGAAATTATACAATAGCTAGCAAGTAAGTCTGGTTATATGAATCACTTTTTGTGGTTAAAAGTTAAAAATTCAAGGTCATATAGCTAAGATATGAAAAAGCAGATACTGTgggtaattaattaattttgtccTCCTACATAAAACTTCTGAAGGTTTATAGTtcgaaaattttaattttaattaaaatttgacTTACATGACAGCACCTGCACATTTATCAAAGAAATTGATATTCTATGCATTAATAACATGCAGAAATTTGCCATAACGTTCTATAAAAAGTTATAGTCTAGAAAATCCGATGTAATATACATTATGATTGGTAAAGaaatattaatacatattttataatcttgtttaatttttgtctattttaaatgaaattgctTTCTTGCAGGCTACAATGCTCTGCTAAGATATGAAGGCTTTGAAAATGATTCAAGTCTTGACTTCTGGTGCAACGTTTGTGGGTCTGACATCCACCCAGTTGGTTGGTGTGCAACCAGTGGGAAGCCCCTAGTCCCTCCACGAAGTATGTAAATAGTAGCCTTACTGATTGATATAGAAGTCTTTATTAAACTATATTTGCTCATGGTCCAgatactgaagtatttttttaccataGCAACTCTTTCAACAGTTTTGAATAAATCATTTTAACCTTTGGAAAAATAAGGACTTGACTGATGCTGAAAGTGTTTCTTGGAGTAGCCCATCTGATGTGacttaaagttttttaaaatcaaggtgGAAGGGGTTAGCTAATCAGTGATGTGAACATgcactgattttatttatattctgtTATTAAATTCTTTGCCCTGACATACCCATAAACTTAATCTTGGGTAGCATTCATTCTCTAAAGAGGTTTTTGTCATTGTCATCCAGGCTTTTTAACAGTCATCTGGGATTTCTTCTTTACATATTCCAGACTCTAATATTGTCTCTAACGGACACAATTAAAAATCAGTggcttattttttccccttcatttgcAACAGCCATCCAACACAAATACACAAACTGGAAAGCTTTTCTAGTGAAACGACTTACTGGTGCCAAAACACTTCCTCCTGACTTTTCTCAGAAGGTAAGGCTGATGCAATATCAATGATGTACTGTAAACAAAATTGCAGCACAATGTGAAGAACTAAAGTATTTTACAATGGCACATTAGCTCCTTTCATAGTGAAGATGATACAGTAGTTTCTTCCCTTAAATACAGTTTTCCTTAGATTCTCTATTCTCCATTTATGTCCACACTTGTCAGTATGTATTTGGAAAACTGTCTCCTCTAGCAGAAagtagttttctttaaaaaactagTTAGTCAATTTTAAAATaccccaatttaaaaaaaaaaaaaaaaaaagctaataagCTACCCTGTGATACgtaaaatgaaaactgatttttctaaTTCAGGAATGATTTTTATCATGCACTATTTCAAGAAACTgacaaaatatattaatatagcACATATCTAGATGCAATGAAGTACAtacttttaaatgttaatgtttttcaTCTGCTCTGGACTAGatttttttgctgtctttaagTCATGTCTGTAGGTGTGGCAGCTGCCTGTATAGCATGCTGTAGGTTACTTACTAATATTGTGACATGGTACATAGCTTTTAGTAGGAATATGAGACTTTTTTGATGTCTTAGACTGCATCTAAAtctaaaaacaaaatcaaaaaacaaaaccaaaaaacctttctgcagtttttcagttcTATTTAAAAACTAGCTCAGTTGGAAGGCGAATTAAATTGGCAAGATCTCAACAGTTTGGggagtttataatggaaatggCAAGTGACAGATACTGATTTTTAAACAGAATGTATTGTCACAAGGCAGATTAACATGATTTccattctcttcctttctttttggtttattatgaagaaatatatttgtgAGTGGCCAGCTTAAATTATTCTGAAGGTTTGTTTTCCATGCCTTttataataaagtattttaatcCTGTTTTCAAGTGCTATATTTTGAGTGGatgacaaagcaaaaaaaagaaaatcttggggatttttttgttaaaattatttctcaatGTAATTTTATCCATTGTTAACAACTGAACAAACTTTCATTAAGCCAATGGAAAATTCCTGTAACCTGCGTGAGAATTGTGTTAGAGGCTGTACTTGATGCAATTAAAGCATTGTAGGATCTATTCTACTTAGTTTTCTGAAACATTTCGTTTTTCCCCATGTACAATGAGAGAAATTGTGTCACTTTTACAGGTTGATTAACAactgtttgaattaaattaaaagtgCATTGATACTGTGTTTTAATGGCAGAAGACAGATGACTAAGAAAAACCAGAGTATATTTTTACAGAATGTCTTTTTCTCCTGTTACTTTAAGGTGTCTGAGAGTATGCAGTATCCATTCAAAACTTCCATGAGAGTAGAAGTTGTTGACAAAACGCACCTTTGTCGAACAAGGGTAGCAGTTGTAGAAAGTGTCATTGGGGGACGGTTAAGATTGGTGTATGAAGAAAGTGAAGACAAAACTGATGACTTCTGGTGCCATATGTACAGTCCACTCATTCATCATATTGGTTGGTCTCGAAGTATAGGACACAGATTCAAAAGATCTGGTAAGCTTGTTGTGTTTTAGAGGTGGCTTTGTGGGCAGTACTAGCTTGGAGAAGTCTGACTTAAGCAATACTGTCACTTCACACAACTAACAAAACTAGCTTGAATAGTGatctttaaaaatttatataatgGGGCCCAGGGCTTTTCCCAATTACATTACATTCAGGAGATTCAGTTAAAAGTGTAAGTAGTGTTTTTTGCAGCACTGGAAAGGCCAAAATAAATTTTAGGTTTATTTGTAGTATGTGGATATCTAGAAAGATTCAGTGATAAACAGTGTTTAACAAACTGTCGAGGCAGGAAAACCTTGAACTGCAGTATTCAAGCCTGGTAAACCTCATTTTTCATGCTGATACCTGGAATTACACAGTCCTGCTCCACAAACTCCTAGTTTCTTCACACTTGTCTCTTGTATAATACAACATGGACAAGTATCCTGTTCgataccaattttttttttacttgtaagTTTAAGGACtatctaatatttttatattgcaaaATTTACATGTTTTAGAGGGCACTAGGAGGTGGGCAGGGAAGATGAAGTGACTGTCTAATAGATGGTACACAGTTTAAGGCCATTGTTATCTAAAATACAGAAGTAAAGTTTAAAGTTTCTAAACAAAAGCAGTCTGGTTTTAATATTTCTCTGCTCTATTGAGCTTGTGTCATTTCACAAGGCATCATTTCAGGAAAACCTTCAGTTTTCCTAGCATTTAAACTTTCATGAAACCATTTATAAATAAGAGTAGTTAGAGAAACCAAGAACAGTGCTGCTTCCCAGAAATAACGTGTCTAACGGTTCCAGGGATTCCTCTTGGAAAGTAGTGTTGAACAGTTGGCTAAAACCACCTATATAGATGTGTTTAAAGTGATTATGTATAATTATATGACAAATATACAATCTTCTGTCATAACACAGTGCGAAGTAGTTGCGATTTCTTTGCAACAGTTTCTGTGTATATTTGTATCAATTTTGTGATGTAATCAAGTGGTCTTGTAAATtggaaatttttttcataaaagagaCTGTCTTAGAGATATTTCAGGTAGAATTCAATAAGGAAGATAGATGGATTGTGTCCTCCAGATGTTTGTGAAAGTCTTATTATGAACTGTAGGCCTCCCCCACCAATGATTGCATTGTATTAGTTAACGTATTCGAAGAAACATACTGTCTGCTCTATTAACAAAACTTCTgagtaatatatatattattcctTGTAGATATTACAAAGAAACAGGATGGACATTTTGATGCACCCCCACATTTATTTATGAAGGTGAGTTTGCTAGCAAGAGCACTGTTTTCTCAGAGTTGATTGAGGAACTTTAGCTCCTGGTGTGTGTAAAATAGACCTGAAACTCTACTTAAGTCCTCAAAACATGCCCAGCACAAGCATTACTTTTTTTATTCAAGTCCTTACCTGATTTGTCCTCCTTGACATCAGCAGAGATGATACAACAGGTATTTCAATCGGTAGTTTTGGTAGTGTGGGGTTATATTTTGTTCCAGACTGTTGTGTTTGAGGTGacggtttgagcccagagggcaactgagcaccaccaCCACTCAGCTGTttactcaccccttccccccctagtgctgggaagaagaaaaacgaatcaaaaggctcagaaatcGAGATAAGGATGGGGAGGGGTTGCTCACCCATTAACTGTCACAGGTAAAAGACAGGCTCCTTAAGGGGTAGAAAAGTGTCACTTCAATTCACATCACTAAAGATAATGACACTTAACAAACAGAATGgggcagtgagaagcattaccacatgtTAAAACAcctcccaccacccctcccttcttcctgggctcagttttgttcccattACATCTACCTCCTcacccccagtggcacaggggctaggggatgggggatgcagtcactctgctgcttcttcctctaaGCGGGGGGAAGCACTGTTCTGCATTCTCCCCCCTGCTCCACATCACGTCCtcctcatgggagacagtcctccacaaactctctccactGTAAGCTCTCCCCACAGGATGATTCTTCCTgagatgctctggtgtgggtcacccccacgtgttgcgcttcccagtgctgaactacaacagtgggggctgcttcttcccacagactcccaggggtcctccacaggctgcaggtggatctctgctcctccagtgacccccatgggtggcaggaggggtggCCCtcctgtctcaccatgggatgcAGGAGGGTTCCCtactctggcacacctccccccctttcctccctccttccttccactgacctccatgtctgcagaggtgtcctccttgTAACTCATCATCAAAGTCCTTCCCCCCTCctcaggttccctttcttaaataggTTATTGCAGATGTGtggccactgttgctaattggcctggccttggccagaggtgggtctaaCTTTGTAGCCGGGAGAGCTTTCCAGAAGCttctcccccactaccaaaaactcTGCCACACAAACCTGGCCCACAAGCTTATTAGATTCTTAGTTTCTGGTGCTGTTATGTGATTCTTTAGGTAAAAGAGGTTGACGCAGCTGGAGAATGGTTTAAAGAAGGAATGAAATTGGAAGCTATAGACCCCTTAAATCTTTCGGCAATATGTGTGGCAACTATTAGAAAGGTAAgaaaacaaatatgtattttgggAAGGTAGATGGGAATCCTGTTGTCACTCACCTTTATTCGGGTTTGAAACAAAAAGCTCAAACAAACTAAGAGCAGTTCATTCACACAGTGAATGTTTATGGAATATATCCATTAATTGTTTATATACAACTGCTATGAAAAAGAATATActcatgtaattttatttttttaatttgaatctGGAAATTCAGCCTTACCTTTAATTAGAATATAAGATGTTTGTGAGATTAATTTGCAGGACAATCTGCTAATTATACCAAGTGTTTTGCAGCTGTTCAGAAAGAAACCTCATCTTGCTTACTTGCAGAAGTCTATGAAGATATTTTAAGGATGTACTTCTTTCCTAGCTTGATTGAAAGGGAGCCCATCTatgtgaaatctgttttaaaagaggaagaaaatataaaagtagCTTAGGAGAATTGCATAACCTTACCAATGAGGAGTGTGGTTATGATTTTGTCTTTCCTTATTAATGGTGTGCAGAATATCCTTGCAAACTAAAGAGTAGACTGAATTTTAAAGCTTTACAAGTAGAAGTGAtgtttataagaaaaataagctagagatcagaaaaaggaaatgttcatCTCATAACTTTGCAGTTAACAAAGGTACATTTGACAATAGTACACACAATCTTGGAGACAGGTATgatttggggtgtttttgttttgttataatTGAATGTCCTAAGTATGCTTCCATTATTATTACTTTTCACTCTTTTGAAACATGGCATGCTTTCTTTCTAGCCTTATCACACAGTTAAAGGTATTTAatgcaaaattttgtttttctttacaaaggTTTTAGCAGATGGCTATCTTATGATTGGGATTGATGGCTCAGAAGCAGCAGATGGGTCTGATTGGTTTTGTTACCATGCCACTTCCCCTTCTATTTTCCCTGTTGGTTTCTGTGAAATTAACATGATTGAACTAACTCCACCCAGAGGTACATATAGCATTCTGaccacattttattttgaatatttttcagtgataTTGTATGTGCCATATGCTTTGTTCCTTAACTCAGTCTACAAAATTCATGTCACTTTTTAGGACTTTCTCAAGTCTGAAACAAACCAGCGTAATTTCAGAGTAATTTAAAACAGGGATAACAAACTTCTAATTTAGAAGTCAAATTGAACACCTGATTGATTCTCTGgctaaaataatttgcttttgctGTTAGAAATTGAGGATAGCCACTAGCTGAATAGTATATCCATTAAGTGAATGGGAAGTATGCTAGTCACTAAAAGGGCTGTTCAAAATATGTCATTGCTTGGGAAGTCCTGGCCACCAAAAGAATTAACGAGCATTGTAAAGAATCTCAGTCTTGGGCTACTTCGCAACAATGCAAGttaatttttggaagaaaatgcacAAACTTGAGCTTCGAGGAAGTAGCCATTAGAGCTGTACGCTGCATAATCCCTTCTGCAAGAAAAAGCTGTCTGTCTGCTAGCACATATGCCTCCAGAAGACTGTGTTGCCttcattttcccattttattGTCTTGGTCTAGCAATTTATAAAGAGAATTGTAACTAGCTGTGTAACAGCAGATAATAATGGTTTTCTACAGATTGTTTTCTCCATTCTCATTCTTGCAGGCTTCTACTTGCatttattgaattatttttctagGTAATAACTACAAAGGCAGTGTAATGCAACACGAAGAACATAATTTCatatcattttcatttttgcacACTAATGAATCTGTAATTTTTGAGTATGTGGAAAGAGCAGTCGGACAGATTTACTACTATTTTTCAGTCACCTCATTTAGTGAATTTATTGCCTAGAAATTCATGGGCATAATCACCCCTCAGAAATGTGGTGCAAGAGTGTCTTGCAATAGGAAAAGTttttgtgggaggaaaaaaacatgcaTGTCAATACATATCAATCAATTTAGAAACAAATACATTGATGATACAGAATAGGGAAAAAACtcccttctgtttttcctctttactcTTCACATACTACTTAACACAAAGTATGTGAATTTTGTTGTTAACACATCTATTACACTTTTCTGTGTGTTGTATCGTGGCAACCTTATTCTTAATCTACGTGTATAGTTTCCCTTTTATGGCAGTTTTCCATAACAGTCCTGTATCATGCACTGAGAGGCAATTACAGATCACACATGCAGTAATCTAGAAGTCATTTGAAAGGGGAATTAACAGGAGTAAAATACAGAACATAATGTGCATTAACATATTTAATAGGATCAAAGTGATCAAAGCTTCTTAGCTCTTATGAGAGGTGTATTTTGCTTTCCAAATTGTGGGCTTGAAAATAGACAATTTCTTAGTTCTGACTACTCTAACAAGAACTGTGTGCACATGTCTGTAGGGTGTGCATAGTGAGAAGTTAATTGAAGGACTTGCCTACACATATATTGGTCTAGCCAGAGGACCCATGCATTAAGAAGAAAAGCATAATATGCAAAACTGATATGTTATTACCCTTCTGAATTGTGAGCTGTCCAGCTACATCTGTTCCTGCAGATATTGCGTACCTAACGTGCACACGCTTTTCCAAAGAACATTTAGCAATGCGGATAACGAAGTGGCTGAGAAATCATTGGACTTCACATTTACAAGCGCGTTCCTTCCAAACATCTTCATGTCTTGCTGAAATCAGTAGAAGATGAGGATGCTTAGACGCTTTCAAGAAGGGGTTGCTTTTTGGGCTGTGAATGTTACCTGCCTGAGGATTCTGGCCCTGCAGTGCTGAGCTGTGGCTCAGTGGGAGCTCTCTACCCAACCTACATGAGACACAGCTGTATCCCGTAGCTCCCCATGCCATGCCCACTACGCTGCAATCTTTATAGTATGTCCAACACTGCATACTGCTACAGAGAAACCTTCCAGTCCTGCATGTTTTATGTGTATTCAGTAGATGACCAAAAGCTAAATACATTTGagagattttctttcctctataatagtttttaaaattggGGAAAAGAAGTCCTGTAATTTTCCATATTATTGCTATTTCTAGCcttatttaagttttaaaatatccACTCTTGTTCTTACCACTCTCTTCCTAACAATTCAGGTGTTTCAATAGTGGAGCTCTTTCCCCACAGGAAAGACACTGGATGTGCTTAATTACATGATCTGTTCTGGGTCATTTGTGTGGGGCTTTGTAGAGATCAAGGATCTACGTGGACAGAAAGCTTCATGTATGAATGATTAATCTTAACATTAAATGACACTTTCTATATTATCCAGAGGTTCATTCATCTTGTTTGTTGCAAATGGGCAATGTCCAGGTGACTGTCTTGTCCCTTAGACCAAAGCTCAGAGAGTGGAAGTTTCTGATgttaatattttgcttctttgttGTCTTTTTAGCCGTAACACAGTGCCAATATActatttttgctgttgttcttaTGCATGAAGTTTGCAGTTGATGTatgaaaatgttgtttaaaattCACAGGTTATGCAAAACTTCCTTTTAAATGGTTTGACTACCTCAGGGAAACTGACTCAATAGCAGCACCTGTAAAGCTCTTCAATAAGGTAATAAACATTATGCATGTATATTTAAACTGTaattagtattttctttaaatttctgtcTGGATAGTCCATGGGATGGATTTCATTAAATACAATTTCGAAAAACTAAGGTGACAGAGATTTAGAAATAAGAACCCTTTGAGTATATTAAGCttgaatatttctgaaatgttaaataCAGCTGTACGTGAAACTGCATAAATGATACTTGATATTTTCCTACATTAAGTTGACTGAAATACTCGTTTCGACACTGTGCTTAAACCATCTTAATTAACATGATTGTATAATGATGCTTGCCTtgtttgtatttgcttttccAGGAAGTTCCAAACCATGGGTTTCATGTTGGAATGAAACTGGAGGCTGTTGATCTGATGGAACCTCGACTGGTATGTGTGGCCACAGTAACTCGCATTATCCACCGTCTTTTGAGGATACACTTTGATGGGTGGGAAGATGAATATGATCAGTGGGTGGATTGCGAGTCCCCAGACCTCTATCCCGTGGGATGGTGTCAGCTAACTGGATATCAACTACAGCCTCCAGCGCCACAATGTAAGTTCTGTCTTGTCAATAATGTAACAGTTGCTTATGGGTCCTTGTTCATGGCTGATGATTTTCCTGACTTCATCCTCTTCAAGTTAGGTCACCAGGCATaacaaaaatagaacaaattCTTGCTAATGCATAGAAGTACACAGTTCTAATCTCTTCCACCTTGACTTTTAAAGTACTTCTGGGTATTTTGGTGGCTGCTTACTACTTTTTAATGGCCAGAAGATGCTTATTTGATCCAGGGAAAAAGCCTGTTACTTGTCAGTTCTAGATAATATCACTGAGAGTTTGTATTACTTTAGGGTTGCAAATATGTATGATTTACATGTCAAATTTGAGGGAACTCGACGTGTGCAGAAGTACTTATGTGAGAAGGCTGTATTTTATTTAGTGCATCAAGATTTGTCCTGTCAGGTCAGtttatataatataatatatataattaataaCTGCATTTTGAGAACTGTTAGTTGTTTAATAGCAAGGTAATATAGTTACTGTTAGTAGTTTAATAGGAGGTTTTTCCCACAATAAAGGTATTTTGCCTTTGTTTAGTCATTAAGGAGAAATTCTGTAACTGTGTAGCAGCTTTGACACATTCCgaagtgttttttcaaaataGTAACCTTCAATTCTGAATTCTTAATTTTTTGCAGCATCAAGAGATAGCCAGTCAAGTTcatcaaaacagaagaaaaaagctaaatCGCAACAGTACAAAGGACATAAGAAAAGTGGGTGACAAAGTAGTGTTTGCACTTTTCCTGTTGCTTAAAAAGTTTGTGTTCTCTCCCTAAGTCCCTATTCTATTTGGAAATGTTTGTGTGTAAACAGAGGTTATGTTTAAAGGTGCAGTATGCCATAAAAGGAACTTTTTCCATTGAGAATAACTATTTTTTTATAACTCGGAACAGGGTTGATGTTGCTAATAATAATCTATATGAATTGTAGGTGGACAACTGTTAGAATATTTTTGGTATTCAGACATCATTTTAGTTAAATAATACATTGACTATGTAGGTATACTGCCTTAAAAAGTACTCAGGTATCAATTAACACAGTTTTAATTCTGCTCTTTGTAGCATGGGTGTAGGAATAAGGAACAAGTTACTTGGATCAGAAAGAATGAGATGTAGAAAACTTAAATTACCATCTAGCTGGTtgttgtttaaaacaaataagtGACTTATTTGCCAGTTTTTAAGATGAGACATCTCTGAGAAGCTTTGTGTAAAACTTTTATATGATTATTTTCTGGAACTATAAGTAGCACTGCTGTATGTGACTTCCTGTCACAGTAAAACACAGTAGAGACATTTTTAAGAATCTGAAGTATTCGGGTTCTTTCCACAGTAATTGTTTCCCTCTGGATCAAGTTATCTTCAAAATTCACTACCAGTTTGAATTTGCACAGTTGCAAAGTTTGCATTTCTCCATATATTTATTTCCAGGACTCCGGTTtaaactgaaaatctgttttgtaTGAATAAAATGAAGGGAGTAAAGGCAGCTAGTTGAAAGAGGACCCTGTGCCTTTTCCCATCACTCTTATCTGGAAATCAGATCCATCTGTATTCTCTAAGCAATATTGTGGTTTTATATGGCAGTTTTATTCCAAAGGTTCTCAAGCCATTTTTCTAATACTTTGACAGTTTTGAAAGGCTGCTACCTCTTGAgtcaagagcagcagcagcatgacaGCCATTGTACAAGAGATGTATGTGCGAGCAATGACGTGGTAAATACGAACATAGAGTAAGCCTATAGTCTTGTTAAGTGCTACACAATTTGTAATGATGTTTAACTCAAGAtctgacagtattttttttaaaaataatcaattgcagctggggagggaggtttTTTCTGCCACATAAGGGTGAATAGTTTGTGTTGACAGAAGTAGATGATTTAGTTCCAGACAGCCTAACTATGTCTTTTATATTTGGAGCATCAAATGACTGTGCTGACTCATTCTCTTGGTGTTTTCTTGGAAACAGGAGAGTTGGAAAGGTGCAGTATTTTATACTGCAGACATATGGGCAGATCAGCTCCAGAAGAGGGTCTGTTATCTGTCATCTTAAATTGGCCCTGCTTCTTTGTCAAGATATTTTCTATTAGGACAGCCTAGCAGACAGTCAAATCAACAGTTTTGTTGATGTTCAAAGTTATACTACCTGCAGATCAGCAAACTTGACTAACAATAATCTTTAACAGTCCTTAATGTGACATGAGAGATTTTATTATGTGAAATACTCTTCTAAGAGAGATCATTAGGCCTTTCTTACCATTAGAATGTGTATCATCTTGACTTATTTAGACTTGTTTccagaataaaactaaaattttaagGCACATTCCCTGAAAGATAAGACAACGGTTTTCCCCCCATCTCTTAAAAACTCACTTTGAAATATAGAGGCTGTTGAAATCCAAACTATGCTGTTCTGTAGATGTGAGGAGTAGCTGCTTTGCAGCTGGTCTCAGTGAAGTGTATTTCCTGATGGTAAAGCTTTGTGGTCTTTAGTATCTGGACAGCCTTATCTTACAAAGCATCAATCATTTTGATTACTTCAATATTGCTGCCAGTACTACGATCAGAGACTTCCAAAAAGCAATGTGGATTTCTAAGGACTATCCTGTGCCTTTGGCCACTGATCCTGGATAAAGGAATAGGTCTGGGAGAAAAGCATTGGCAAGGTGAAAGAttgcataaaaataaagctttaaacatggtgaaaaaaatggaaaagaactcTGGATGAGCCTGACACTCATGTAAAGTCTGATTAAATGGACTGATTGCTAGTTTGAATTGTACATGAACTAACTGCCCCTAAGGAAACTCTTGCATAAAACCTAGAGCAGGGGTCTACAGATGGATACTGATATATTTTGAAGTAATTCAATTTCAACCAGAAGAGTTACCAAATTTTTTTCATGGAATTAATCAGCTAATCTTGAGGTGATTGGGGGGGGAAATTCAGGCAGGTTTGTGtgagctaaaaaaaaaccaaaacaaacctgtCATCGGTTTCCCTTATTTCAGGTCTTTCTATCTTTGAACAGTAGTTTCTCGTATTGATTTAAGATGCATCCACTGATTTCTGTTCTATCACAGATCTAGCTATCAGGGAAGGGCCCATTGACCTGGGACAGAAAAAAAGCTATCTTCATTCTGAGTAGGACCTGAAGCTGAATTCTGAGTTAGGTCTACCCTAGCTTCCTGCAGTGATTTTCAGCGTTGTGACAAATGAGattaaaactttgtttttatCTGGGGCTTTCCCTGCAGTAGAAAAATGGACCTAAATGTGAAGAGCTGTGCTACAGTTATGTGGAACTAACATGAGGAATTAAAACCCTTGTCTTCCCAGTAAGTTTGTGCATGGATCTGTTAAGACAAACTGGAACCTTCTTCATGAGTCATTGCAGAAAGCAACTTTTGCCATTTTGATCTTAGGACATAAAAAGAAGTTGCCCAGTGAGTGCCACAGATAAAGCAGGTGTCTGGGAAGTTCTTACAACTTCTTAAGTGCCTCAAACATTGTACtgtttctcctttctgctctttGAGGAAATAAACAGTAAAATCCAGATCCTGCTCAGAATCTTgcagcagtatttttttaaattgaattcaGGTGCAGAAAAAACTGCTGATTTGAGACTATCTAGAGAAGGTTGTGAGTGCTGTTGCCTTAAGCTAGGCAAAGATGGCTATATCATTAATTATCTTTGTGTAGGACCTGGTTTTGGACAATTCTGGACTGTCTGAGCAGATTTTGTGTAGCAAGCTATGCTGGACCATCCTGCTCCTTACCTCATCCCTCTC is a genomic window containing:
- the MBTD1 gene encoding MBT domain-containing protein 1 isoform X1, translated to MENTKDLAFDIFCKLLLHTFISQTEHTSRAERKRRDSFGMFDGYDSCSEDTSSSSSSDESEEEVAPLPSSLPIIKNNGQVYTYPDGKSGMATCEMCGMVGVRDAFYSKTKRFCSVSCSRSYSSNSKKASILARLQVAGKPPTKKAKVLQKQPLVAKLAAYAQYQATLQNQAKTKAAAVPVEGFSWGNYINSNSFTAAPVTCFKHAPMGTCWGDISEGVRVEVPNADCSLPTKVFWIAGIVKLAGYNALLRYEGFENDSSLDFWCNVCGSDIHPVGWCATSGKPLVPPRTIQHKYTNWKAFLVKRLTGAKTLPPDFSQKVSESMQYPFKTSMRVEVVDKTHLCRTRVAVVESVIGGRLRLVYEESEDKTDDFWCHMYSPLIHHIGWSRSIGHRFKRSDITKKQDGHFDAPPHLFMKVKEVDAAGEWFKEGMKLEAIDPLNLSAICVATIRKVLADGYLMIGIDGSEAADGSDWFCYHATSPSIFPVGFCEINMIELTPPRGYAKLPFKWFDYLRETDSIAAPVKLFNKEVPNHGFHVGMKLEAVDLMEPRLVCVATVTRIIHRLLRIHFDGWEDEYDQWVDCESPDLYPVGWCQLTGYQLQPPAPQSSRDSQSSSSKQKKKAKSQQYKGHKKMTSLQLKEELLDGEEYSFLQGASDQESNGSASYYIKQEP
- the MBTD1 gene encoding MBT domain-containing protein 1 isoform X7, producing MENTKDLTEHTSRAERKRRDSFGMFDGYDSCSEDTSSSSSSDESEEEVAPLPSSLPIIKNNGQVYTYPDGKSGMATCEMCGMVGVRDAFYSKTKRFCSVSCSRSYSSNSKKASILARLQGKPPTKKAKVLQKQPLVAKLAAYAQYQATLQNQAKTKAAVPVEGFSWGNYINSNSFTAAPVTCFKHAPMGTCWGDISEGVRVEVPNADCSLPTKVFWIAGIVKLAGYNALLRYEGFENDSSLDFWCNVCGSDIHPVGWCATSGKPLVPPRTIQHKYTNWKAFLVKRLTGAKTLPPDFSQKVSESMQYPFKTSMRVEVVDKTHLCRTRVAVVESVIGGRLRLVYEESEDKTDDFWCHMYSPLIHHIGWSRSIGHRFKRSDITKKQDGHFDAPPHLFMKVKEVDAAGEWFKEGMKLEAIDPLNLSAICVATIRKVLADGYLMIGIDGSEAADGSDWFCYHATSPSIFPVGFCEINMIELTPPRGYAKLPFKWFDYLRETDSIAAPVKLFNKEVPNHGFHVGMKLEAVDLMEPRLVCVATVTRIIHRLLRIHFDGWEDEYDQWVDCESPDLYPVGWCQLTGYQLQPPAPQSSRDSQSSSSKQKKKAKSQQYKGHKKMTSLQLKEELLDGEEYSFLQGASDQESNGSASYYIKQEP
- the MBTD1 gene encoding MBT domain-containing protein 1 isoform X8, which produces MFDGYDSCSEDTSSSSSSDESEEEVAPLPSSLPIIKNNGQVYTYPDGKSGMATCEMCGMVGVRDAFYSKTKRFCSVSCSRSYSSNSKKASILARLQVAGKPPTKKAKVLQKQPLVAKLAAYAQYQATLQNQAKTKAAAVPVEGFSWGNYINSNSFTAAPVTCFKHAPMGTCWGDISEGVRVEVPNADCSLPTKVFWIAGIVKLAGYNALLRYEGFENDSSLDFWCNVCGSDIHPVGWCATSGKPLVPPRTIQHKYTNWKAFLVKRLTGAKTLPPDFSQKVSESMQYPFKTSMRVEVVDKTHLCRTRVAVVESVIGGRLRLVYEESEDKTDDFWCHMYSPLIHHIGWSRSIGHRFKRSDITKKQDGHFDAPPHLFMKVKEVDAAGEWFKEGMKLEAIDPLNLSAICVATIRKVLADGYLMIGIDGSEAADGSDWFCYHATSPSIFPVGFCEINMIELTPPRGYAKLPFKWFDYLRETDSIAAPVKLFNKEVPNHGFHVGMKLEAVDLMEPRLVCVATVTRIIHRLLRIHFDGWEDEYDQWVDCESPDLYPVGWCQLTGYQLQPPAPQSSRDSQSSSSKQKKKAKSQQYKGHKKMTSLQLKEELLDGEEYSFLQGASDQESNGSASYYIKQEP